A single region of the Bacillus cereus genome encodes:
- a CDS encoding O-methyltransferase, translating to MEDAVNEYLLSFIDPKDKLILEMEEYATENHVPIMDRLGMEFMLQFLRLIGPKSILELGTAIGYSSIRMMEAIPNSRIVTVERNRERYEKALEYIERSPVTDRISVIYGDALETGEQVNEHGTFDVIFIDAAKGQYRRFFDLYEPLLNPGGVIISDNVMYHGLVTTKEKIENRRTRGLIRRIKTYNEWLMNHEGYDTTIFPIGDGVAVSKKKG from the coding sequence ATGGAGGATGCAGTTAACGAGTACCTATTATCATTTATTGATCCAAAAGATAAATTAATTCTTGAAATGGAAGAGTATGCAACAGAAAACCATGTGCCGATTATGGATCGACTTGGAATGGAATTTATGCTGCAATTTTTACGTTTAATTGGACCGAAAAGCATTTTAGAACTTGGAACAGCAATCGGTTATTCTAGTATTCGTATGATGGAAGCTATTCCAAATTCACGTATTGTGACAGTAGAGCGCAATCGTGAACGATATGAAAAGGCACTTGAATATATAGAACGTTCTCCAGTAACAGATCGCATTTCTGTTATTTACGGTGATGCTTTAGAAACAGGCGAACAAGTGAATGAGCATGGAACATTTGATGTTATTTTTATTGATGCAGCGAAAGGGCAATACCGTCGCTTTTTTGACTTATATGAACCGTTATTAAATCCTGGTGGCGTTATTATTTCAGATAATGTTATGTACCATGGGCTTGTAACGACAAAAGAGAAAATTGAAAATAGACGTACACGTGGTTTGATTCGTCGTATTAAGACGTACAATGAATGGCTTATGAACCATGAAGGATATGATACAACGATTTTCCCGATTGGTGATGGAGTGGCTGTAAGTAAAAAGAAAGGGTGA
- the mltG gene encoding endolytic transglycosylase MltG: protein MVENQVKKKRRRIFLFSIIALLLVCGSVYAYISSALGPVDSGNKKEVEVEIPKGSSTSKIGEILEGKGAVKNGTVFSFYAKAKSKNLQAGTYLLNPSMSAKDVMEQMSSGNVHRPALYKVTIKEGAQVTEIAEAIATELKWNKDDVVRQLNDKAFVQKMQQKYPKLLTDKIFDGNIKYPLEGYLYPATYSFYKKDTTLEEIVIPMLEKTNAIIVQNEAKMKAKNWDVHQLLTLSSLIEEEATGFTDRQKISSVFYNRLAKGMPLQTDPTVLYALGKHKQRVLYEDLKVNSPYNTYVVKGLPVGPIANSGKHSVEAALEPAQTEYYYFLAAPSGEVYYAKTLEEHNALKQKYITKKQ, encoded by the coding sequence TTGGTAGAGAATCAAGTGAAAAAGAAGCGTAGACGCATTTTTTTATTTTCGATTATTGCACTGCTCTTAGTTTGTGGTTCAGTCTATGCGTATATTTCATCGGCGTTAGGACCGGTTGATAGCGGGAATAAAAAAGAGGTTGAAGTAGAGATTCCTAAGGGCTCATCTACGAGTAAAATTGGTGAGATTTTAGAAGGAAAAGGTGCTGTGAAAAACGGTACAGTCTTTAGTTTTTATGCAAAAGCTAAATCGAAAAATTTACAAGCTGGTACATATTTGTTGAATCCTTCCATGAGTGCGAAAGATGTCATGGAACAAATGTCATCTGGTAATGTACATCGTCCAGCTCTGTATAAAGTGACGATAAAAGAAGGAGCACAAGTAACCGAAATTGCAGAGGCAATTGCGACAGAGTTAAAGTGGAATAAAGATGATGTTGTGCGTCAATTAAACGATAAAGCATTCGTTCAAAAAATGCAGCAAAAGTATCCGAAGTTATTAACGGACAAAATCTTTGACGGCAATATTAAATACCCGTTAGAAGGTTATTTATACCCTGCAACGTATTCGTTCTATAAGAAGGATACGACGTTAGAAGAAATCGTAATTCCAATGCTTGAGAAAACGAATGCAATCATTGTTCAAAACGAGGCGAAAATGAAAGCGAAGAACTGGGATGTTCATCAGCTTTTAACATTGTCTTCACTTATTGAAGAAGAGGCAACGGGCTTTACAGATCGTCAAAAGATCTCTAGTGTTTTCTATAATCGTTTAGCAAAAGGTATGCCACTTCAAACAGATCCGACAGTGTTATACGCGCTTGGAAAGCATAAACAACGCGTATTATATGAGGATTTAAAAGTAAACTCACCGTACAATACGTATGTTGTGAAAGGATTGCCAGTTGGGCCGATTGCAAACTCAGGGAAACATTCAGTGGAAGCGGCGTTAGAGCCTGCGCAAACAGAGTATTATTATTTCTTAGCTGCACCGAGTGGTGAAGTGTATTATGCGAAAACATTAGAAGAACATAATGCATTAAAGCAAAAATATATTACGAAAAAACAGTGA
- a CDS encoding DUF1292 domain-containing protein: protein MEENQITIVDEKGNEHLCEIVFTFDAEKFGKKSYVVFSPIGEVDEDGDQIYDAMAYEQNEEEGGTLLPIESEEEWEMVQEMFNTLADEQEAE from the coding sequence ATGGAAGAAAATCAAATTACAATTGTAGACGAAAAAGGTAACGAACATTTATGTGAGATTGTTTTCACTTTTGATGCTGAAAAATTTGGCAAAAAATCATACGTAGTCTTCTCTCCAATCGGTGAAGTAGACGAAGATGGAGACCAAATTTATGATGCAATGGCTTATGAGCAAAATGAAGAAGAGGGCGGAACTTTACTTCCAATCGAATCTGAAGAAGAGTGGGAAATGGTACAAGAAATGTTCAACACTCTTGCTGATGAGCAAGAAGCAGAATAA
- the ruvX gene encoding Holliday junction resolvase RuvX, which translates to MRILGLDVGTKTVGVAISDEMGWTAQGLETIKINEERGQFGFDRISELVKQYGVDKIVVGLPKNMNGTIGPRGEACQQFAENLRELLQLDVVMWDERLSTMAAERLLISADVSRKKRKQVIDKMAAVVILQGFLDSK; encoded by the coding sequence ATGCGGATATTAGGTTTAGATGTAGGTACAAAAACAGTCGGAGTTGCAATTAGTGACGAAATGGGCTGGACAGCACAAGGACTAGAAACAATCAAGATTAACGAAGAGCGAGGTCAATTTGGTTTTGATCGTATTTCTGAGTTAGTAAAACAGTATGGTGTGGACAAAATAGTAGTAGGTTTACCTAAAAATATGAATGGTACAATTGGCCCTCGTGGTGAAGCGTGCCAGCAATTTGCAGAAAACCTACGAGAGCTGTTACAATTAGACGTTGTAATGTGGGACGAGCGTTTGTCGACGATGGCAGCGGAACGTCTGCTCATTTCAGCTGATGTAAGCCGTAAGAAGCGAAAGCAAGTAATCGATAAGATGGCTGCAGTCGTAATCTTACAAGGATTTTTAGATAGTAAATAA
- a CDS encoding IreB family regulatory phosphoprotein, with protein sequence MDGFDKTMKFSIQDEKQSVHVNDVLLTVYDALQEKGYNPINQIVGYLLSGDPAYIPRHKDARSIVRKLERDEIIEELVKSYLKHHREE encoded by the coding sequence ATGGACGGTTTTGATAAAACAATGAAGTTTAGCATTCAAGATGAAAAACAGAGTGTCCATGTAAATGATGTACTTTTAACTGTGTATGATGCACTTCAAGAAAAAGGCTATAATCCGATTAACCAAATCGTCGGTTATTTATTAAGTGGAGACCCAGCATACATACCTCGCCATAAAGATGCACGAAGCATCGTTCGCAAGCTTGAACGTGATGAGATAATTGAAGAGCTTGTGAAGTCTTACTTGAAACATCATCGTGAGGAGTAG
- the alaS gene encoding alanine--tRNA ligase has product MKQLTGAQIRQMFLDFFQEKGHAVEPSASLVPHEDPSLLWINSGVATLKKYFDGRVIPQNPRITNAQKSIRTNDIENVGKTARHHTFFEMLGNFSIGDYFKEEAITWAWEFLTSDKWIGFDKELLSVTIHPEDEEAFTIWNEKMGVPKERIIRLEENFWDIGEGPSGPNTEIFYDRGEAYGNDFSDPELYPGGENERYLEVWNLVFSQFNHNPDGSYTPLPKKNIDTGMGLERMTSIVQDVPTNFDTDLFMPMIGATESISGEKYRNGDLEKDMAFKVIADHIRTVTFAVGDGALPSNEGRGYVLRRLLRRAVRYSKKLNINRPFMFELVPVVGEVMKDFYPEVLEKQDFIAKVVKNEEERFHETLHDGEAILAEVIAKAKEEKTTVISGVDAFRLYDTYGFPIELTEEYAEEAGMTVDHKGFEAEMEKQRERARAARQDVDSMQVQGGVLGEVKVASEFVGYGTVATESNVVALVKNGEYTDSLQAGEEGQLMLDVTPFYAESGGQIADRGYLLADGVKVLVKDVQKAPNGQNLHKVVVEEGTLTKDAAVKAVIDTKNRSSVVKNHTATHLLHQALKDVLGMHVNQAGSLVTSERLRFDFSHFGQVQADELEKIERIVNEKIWESIDVEISQKAIEEAKEMGAMALFGEKYGDVVRVVQVGGYSLELCGGCHVDNTASIGIFKIVAESGIGAGTRRIEAVTGKSAYELMNDQVGLLKEAAGKMKTNPKDILTRVDGLFAEVKQLQKENESLAAKLSNIEAGNLTDSVMTVDGVNVLAAKVNVADMNNLRTMMDDLKNKLESAVVVLASVNDDKVNILAGVTKDLISQGYHAGKLVKEVASRCGGGGGGRPDMAQAGGKNPAQVEEALAFVQEYVKSVSK; this is encoded by the coding sequence ATGAAACAACTAACAGGCGCACAAATTCGTCAAATGTTTTTAGACTTTTTCCAAGAAAAAGGACATGCAGTAGAACCTAGTGCATCACTAGTTCCACATGAGGATCCATCTCTTCTATGGATTAACAGTGGTGTAGCAACATTAAAAAAATATTTTGATGGACGCGTAATTCCGCAGAACCCACGTATTACAAATGCTCAAAAATCAATTCGTACAAACGATATTGAAAACGTAGGGAAAACAGCTCGTCACCATACATTCTTTGAAATGTTAGGAAACTTCTCAATCGGTGATTACTTCAAAGAAGAAGCAATTACTTGGGCTTGGGAATTCTTAACGAGCGACAAATGGATCGGATTCGATAAAGAATTACTATCAGTTACAATCCATCCAGAAGATGAAGAAGCATTCACAATTTGGAATGAGAAAATGGGTGTTCCAAAAGAGCGCATCATCCGCTTAGAAGAAAACTTCTGGGATATCGGTGAAGGACCAAGTGGACCGAATACAGAGATTTTCTATGATCGCGGGGAAGCTTACGGTAATGACTTTAGTGACCCAGAATTATATCCAGGCGGAGAAAACGAGCGTTACTTAGAAGTATGGAACCTTGTATTCTCTCAATTTAACCATAATCCAGACGGTTCATATACGCCACTTCCTAAGAAAAACATCGATACAGGGATGGGTCTAGAGCGTATGACATCTATCGTTCAAGATGTGCCTACGAACTTTGATACAGACCTATTTATGCCAATGATTGGTGCAACAGAATCAATTTCTGGTGAGAAGTATCGTAATGGCGACTTAGAAAAAGATATGGCGTTTAAAGTAATTGCCGACCATATCCGTACAGTAACATTCGCTGTTGGTGACGGTGCTCTTCCATCTAACGAAGGCCGTGGTTATGTATTACGTCGTTTATTACGCCGTGCTGTTCGTTATTCGAAGAAATTAAACATCAACCGTCCATTCATGTTTGAATTAGTGCCGGTTGTTGGAGAAGTAATGAAAGACTTCTATCCAGAAGTACTTGAAAAGCAAGATTTCATCGCAAAAGTTGTGAAAAACGAAGAAGAGCGTTTCCATGAAACGCTTCATGATGGTGAAGCAATTTTAGCTGAAGTAATTGCAAAAGCGAAAGAAGAAAAAACAACTGTTATTTCTGGCGTAGATGCGTTCCGTCTATACGACACATACGGTTTCCCAATTGAATTAACAGAAGAATATGCAGAAGAAGCTGGTATGACAGTTGACCATAAAGGTTTTGAAGCTGAAATGGAAAAACAACGTGAGCGTGCACGTGCTGCTCGTCAAGACGTTGATTCTATGCAAGTTCAAGGTGGTGTACTTGGTGAAGTTAAAGTAGCAAGCGAATTCGTTGGCTACGGTACAGTTGCAACAGAAAGTAACGTTGTAGCACTTGTGAAAAATGGTGAGTATACAGATAGCTTACAAGCTGGTGAAGAAGGACAGTTAATGCTTGATGTAACGCCATTCTACGCTGAGAGCGGTGGACAAATTGCTGACCGTGGTTATCTTCTTGCTGACGGTGTGAAAGTTCTTGTAAAAGACGTACAAAAAGCGCCAAATGGCCAAAACTTACACAAAGTTGTTGTTGAAGAGGGTACATTAACGAAAGATGCGGCTGTAAAAGCTGTTATTGATACGAAGAACCGTAGTAGCGTTGTGAAAAACCATACAGCAACTCACTTACTGCACCAAGCATTAAAAGACGTACTTGGAATGCATGTTAACCAAGCTGGTTCTCTTGTAACTTCTGAACGTTTACGCTTTGACTTCTCTCACTTTGGCCAAGTACAAGCTGACGAATTAGAAAAAATTGAGCGTATTGTAAACGAAAAAATTTGGGAAAGTATTGATGTTGAGATTTCTCAAAAAGCAATCGAAGAAGCGAAAGAAATGGGTGCAATGGCATTATTCGGTGAAAAATACGGAGATGTGGTGCGCGTTGTACAAGTTGGCGGTTACAGCTTAGAGCTTTGCGGTGGTTGTCACGTTGATAACACAGCTTCTATCGGCATTTTCAAAATTGTTGCTGAGTCTGGTATCGGTGCAGGAACTCGTCGTATTGAAGCAGTAACAGGTAAGTCTGCATACGAATTAATGAACGATCAAGTAGGTTTATTAAAAGAAGCAGCAGGTAAAATGAAAACAAATCCGAAAGATATTTTAACAAGAGTTGATGGTTTATTTGCTGAAGTGAAACAACTTCAAAAAGAAAATGAATCTCTTGCTGCGAAATTAAGCAATATCGAAGCTGGAAACTTAACTGATTCAGTAATGACAGTTGATGGCGTGAACGTATTAGCGGCGAAAGTAAATGTTGCAGATATGAACAACTTACGTACAATGATGGATGACCTAAAAAATAAATTAGAGTCTGCAGTTGTTGTATTAGCGTCTGTAAATGATGATAAAGTAAACATTTTAGCTGGCGTAACGAAAGATTTAATTAGCCAAGGTTACCATGCAGGTAAGCTTGTGAAAGAAGTGGCTTCTCGCTGCGGTGGTGGCGGTGGTGGCCGTCCTGACATGGCTCAAGCAGGCGGTAAAAACCCAGCTCAAGTTGAGGAAGCTTTAGCGTTTGTACAAGAGTACGTTAAATCTGTTTCAAAATAA
- a CDS encoding PH domain-containing protein: MTTLLNQAKAMLATDEKILFYAACSLNIFIYRSVARPGLLILTNKRLFFYGPDVSKNPLFEEYSFAKISNLKEQKRLFSNQIVFLYDTEWKKIKHIQTNDVSSLVQKINEQLPK, encoded by the coding sequence ATGACAACTTTATTGAATCAAGCTAAAGCAATGTTAGCTACCGACGAAAAAATCCTTTTTTACGCAGCATGTTCATTAAATATATTTATATATCGTTCCGTCGCAAGGCCAGGCCTGTTAATCTTAACGAACAAAAGGCTCTTCTTTTATGGACCAGATGTAAGCAAGAACCCATTATTTGAGGAGTACTCTTTCGCAAAAATTTCTAATCTAAAAGAACAAAAACGACTTTTCAGCAATCAAATTGTATTTCTTTATGATACGGAATGGAAAAAAATAAAACATATTCAAACAAATGATGTTAGCTCCCTCGTTCAAAAAATAAACGAGCAACTCCCTAAATAA
- a CDS encoding AI-2E family transporter, protein MKNLKIIWIYRLGLLLLVFLCLLVFLKIKPLWAPIIFVFKVAITPFLIACFIAYLLHPLIEKIHKEGMPRTLAILLIYVLFFGGIGYGIYKGTPIVIKQLQEINEQFPQFTKMYDSWMDGVTEQTANFPSFIHEKVKQIFGGVETKIQALLNKVMSTARGVLDSLLIIFLIPFIVFYILKDYGEFYHIFWKLVPSKWRGTGQMLAKEIDKSLGSYIRGQLFVCLVLGGVSVLSFWFIGMKYPLLLGIIIGVTDIIPYFGPILGAIPALMIAATVSTSLLIKAGITIAILQFLESNILSPYIVGKSLRMHPVIIMLALLVGGEVAGIVGLLISVPVLAVIRTVIVHVRPLWKKEDV, encoded by the coding sequence GTGAAGAATCTTAAAATCATTTGGATATATCGTTTAGGATTATTGTTACTCGTTTTTCTTTGTTTGCTTGTCTTTTTGAAAATTAAGCCATTATGGGCACCGATTATTTTTGTATTTAAAGTGGCAATTACACCGTTTCTGATCGCGTGTTTCATTGCGTACTTATTGCATCCTTTAATTGAAAAAATCCATAAAGAAGGAATGCCTCGCACACTTGCCATTTTGCTCATTTACGTACTTTTCTTCGGCGGGATTGGCTATGGAATTTATAAAGGAACGCCAATTGTTATTAAGCAGTTGCAAGAGATTAATGAACAATTTCCGCAGTTTACAAAAATGTACGATTCTTGGATGGATGGGGTAACGGAACAAACAGCGAATTTCCCATCATTTATTCATGAAAAGGTGAAACAAATTTTTGGTGGTGTAGAAACGAAGATTCAAGCGCTTTTAAATAAAGTCATGAGCACAGCTCGTGGTGTACTGGATTCGTTACTCATTATTTTCTTAATTCCATTCATTGTATTTTACATATTAAAAGATTACGGTGAGTTTTATCATATCTTTTGGAAATTAGTCCCGAGTAAATGGCGTGGTACGGGGCAAATGCTTGCGAAAGAAATTGATAAGTCACTTGGAAGTTATATTCGAGGACAGTTATTTGTTTGCTTAGTATTAGGAGGAGTATCTGTTCTTTCTTTTTGGTTTATCGGTATGAAATATCCGTTATTACTCGGCATTATTATTGGGGTAACGGATATAATCCCGTACTTTGGTCCTATTTTAGGGGCAATTCCGGCGTTGATGATTGCTGCAACGGTATCAACGAGTTTACTCATTAAGGCGGGGATTACGATTGCTATTTTGCAATTTTTGGAAAGTAACATTTTATCTCCTTACATCGTTGGTAAGTCGCTTCGTATGCACCCTGTTATTATTATGCTTGCATTACTAGTTGGAGGAGAAGTAGCAGGTATTGTAGGATTGCTAATATCAGTTCCTGTTTTAGCAGTCATTCGTACAGTGATTGTTCATGTGAGGCCTCTTTGGAAAAAAGAAGATGTTTAA
- a CDS encoding YrzQ family protein, producing the protein MNLRNSLIALGVGAAAYQYARKQDVFSKRNMKKARKMIKSYL; encoded by the coding sequence TTGAATCTACGCAATTCATTAATCGCATTAGGTGTTGGGGCTGCAGCATATCAATATGCTCGTAAGCAAGATGTATTTTCTAAACGCAATATGAAAAAAGCACGTAAGATGATTAAGTCTTATTTATAA
- a CDS encoding ATP-dependent RecD-like DNA helicase codes for MGNQHAMDLFEEEKKFIKAQVLHTIFHNEENLYSVVSMKIIETNETYDEKKVMINGHFPRMHEDEVFTLTGHFKDHPKYGKQYLVETFKKELPQTKAGMVQYLASDLFKGIGKRTAEKIVDHLGEHAISKIMDDPDALNGVVNKQKAQEIYETIIEHQGLEKVMSFLNGYGFGTKLSIKIYQQYKEMTLEVIRNNPYQLIEEVDGIGFGRADDIGRALGISGNHDDRVRAGCFYTLENVSLQFGHVYMEKGQLVRETMSLLNNQEGRVTEEDIVGCVEMMQGEGKVIIEEERVYLASLFYSEKGVVKSIRRLMNQEETPSFPEAEVLKTLGQIEEQLKVQYAPLQQEAVQTALHKPMMLLTGGPGTGKTTVIKGIVEMYASLHGLSLNLNEYSDDNPFPILLTAPTGRAAKRMSESTGLPACTIHRLLGWTPEGSFQRNETDPVQGKLLIIDEFSMVDIWLANQLFKSLPTNIQVIVVGDEDQLPSVGPGQVLKDLLNAGAIPTVKLTEIYRQAEGSSVIQLAHAIKDGTLPPDLAQNKKDRSFISCAGAQIVEVVKKVCENAKTKGFSARDVQVLAPMYRGPAGINVLNEALQEVFNPKREKSKEIAYGDVVYRRGDKVLQLVNQPESQVFNGDIGEIVSVFYAKENVEQQDMIIVSFDGIEVTYTKPDLNQITHAYCCSIHKSQGSEFPIVIMPIVKSYYRMLRRNLIYTGITRSKKFLIICGEEAAFQSGVNRLDDAMRQTTLAGRLQESQGEVQMVTVNGEEMDVENISPYDFM; via the coding sequence ATGGGAAATCAACATGCAATGGATTTGTTTGAGGAAGAGAAAAAATTTATAAAAGCGCAAGTTCTTCATACCATTTTCCACAACGAAGAAAACCTCTATTCCGTTGTTAGTATGAAAATCATTGAAACAAATGAAACATACGACGAAAAAAAAGTGATGATAAATGGTCATTTTCCCCGTATGCATGAAGATGAAGTGTTTACATTAACAGGTCATTTTAAAGATCACCCAAAGTATGGGAAACAATATTTAGTTGAAACGTTTAAGAAAGAATTGCCGCAAACAAAAGCAGGTATGGTGCAATATTTAGCGAGCGATTTATTTAAAGGGATTGGAAAGCGTACAGCTGAAAAAATTGTAGATCATCTTGGTGAACATGCTATTTCTAAAATTATGGATGATCCTGATGCGCTAAATGGTGTTGTAAATAAGCAAAAAGCACAGGAAATATATGAGACGATTATTGAGCATCAAGGGCTTGAAAAAGTTATGAGTTTTTTAAATGGTTATGGTTTTGGGACGAAGCTTTCTATTAAAATTTATCAGCAATACAAAGAGATGACATTAGAAGTGATTCGTAATAATCCATATCAGCTTATTGAAGAAGTGGACGGAATTGGATTTGGAAGAGCAGATGATATAGGACGTGCATTAGGTATATCGGGTAATCACGACGATCGTGTACGTGCGGGGTGTTTTTATACATTAGAGAATGTTTCATTGCAATTTGGTCACGTGTATATGGAGAAAGGTCAGCTTGTAAGAGAAACGATGTCACTTTTAAATAATCAAGAAGGCAGAGTGACTGAGGAAGACATTGTAGGCTGCGTTGAAATGATGCAAGGTGAAGGGAAAGTCATTATAGAAGAAGAGCGAGTGTATTTGGCTTCGTTATTCTACTCTGAAAAGGGCGTTGTAAAATCAATTCGTCGTCTTATGAATCAAGAAGAAACTCCTTCATTCCCTGAAGCGGAAGTATTAAAGACATTAGGGCAAATTGAAGAGCAGCTGAAGGTACAGTATGCACCACTTCAGCAAGAAGCAGTTCAAACTGCCCTTCATAAGCCGATGATGCTATTAACAGGTGGACCAGGAACAGGGAAAACAACAGTTATTAAAGGAATTGTTGAAATGTATGCGTCACTTCACGGATTATCATTAAATCTAAATGAATATAGTGATGACAACCCATTTCCAATACTATTAACGGCTCCAACAGGAAGAGCAGCGAAGCGAATGAGTGAATCAACAGGACTTCCAGCTTGCACAATTCATCGCTTGCTTGGTTGGACGCCAGAAGGGTCTTTCCAGCGCAATGAAACTGATCCGGTTCAAGGAAAGCTTCTTATTATTGATGAGTTTTCGATGGTAGATATTTGGCTGGCAAATCAATTGTTTAAATCCTTGCCGACGAATATTCAGGTAATCGTTGTAGGTGATGAAGACCAATTACCATCTGTAGGACCTGGACAAGTGTTAAAAGATTTATTAAATGCAGGTGCCATCCCGACGGTAAAACTTACAGAAATTTATCGTCAGGCAGAAGGTTCGTCTGTTATTCAGCTAGCCCATGCGATAAAAGATGGGACGCTCCCACCAGATTTAGCGCAAAATAAAAAAGATCGTTCATTTATTAGCTGTGCAGGGGCTCAAATTGTTGAAGTTGTAAAAAAAGTATGTGAAAACGCGAAGACGAAAGGGTTTAGCGCAAGAGATGTACAAGTATTGGCACCCATGTACCGCGGACCAGCAGGTATTAATGTGTTAAATGAAGCTCTACAAGAAGTGTTTAACCCGAAAAGAGAAAAGAGTAAAGAAATTGCCTACGGTGACGTTGTATACCGGAGGGGTGATAAAGTACTTCAACTAGTCAATCAGCCGGAAAGCCAAGTGTTTAATGGTGATATTGGAGAAATTGTTTCGGTGTTTTATGCGAAAGAAAATGTCGAGCAACAAGATATGATTATCGTTTCATTTGATGGAATTGAAGTAACGTATACAAAACCTGATTTGAACCAAATTACACATGCGTATTGCTGTTCGATTCATAAATCACAAGGTAGTGAATTTCCAATTGTTATTATGCCGATTGTAAAGAGCTACTATCGTATGTTACGTCGTAATTTAATTTATACAGGTATTACAAGAAGCAAAAAATTTCTTATCATTTGCGGAGAAGAAGCAGCTTTTCAATCTGGTGTAAATCGCCTTGATGATGCAATGCGTCAAACGACTTTAGCTGGTCGATTGCAAGAATCACAAGGAGAGGTACAGATGGTGACGGTTAATGGTGAAGAAATGGACGTGGAAAACATTTCACCGTATGATTTTATGTAA
- a CDS encoding tetratricopeptide repeat protein, with amino-acid sequence MSNKLETGIQYMQEGNWEEAAKNFTEAIEENPKDSLGYINFANLLDVLGDSERAILFYKRALELDDKSAAAYYGLGNVYYGQEQFAEAKAVFEQAMQAGLQSADVTFMLGITNVQLGNDRLALPFLQRATELDESDVEAVFQCGLCFARLEHIQEAKPYFEKVLEMDEEHADAYYNLGVAYVFEENNEKALALFKKATEIQPEHFLAGNGVRLLEQEAE; translated from the coding sequence ATGTCAAACAAACTTGAAACAGGTATTCAATATATGCAAGAAGGAAACTGGGAAGAAGCAGCCAAAAATTTTACGGAAGCAATCGAAGAAAATCCGAAAGATTCGCTAGGATACATTAACTTTGCGAATTTATTAGATGTATTAGGTGATAGTGAGCGAGCAATTTTATTTTACAAACGTGCATTAGAATTAGATGATAAATCTGCGGCTGCCTATTATGGCTTAGGAAATGTATATTACGGCCAAGAGCAATTTGCAGAGGCAAAGGCTGTATTTGAACAAGCAATGCAAGCTGGATTACAATCAGCTGATGTAACGTTTATGTTAGGTATCACAAACGTGCAACTTGGAAATGATCGTCTTGCACTGCCATTTTTACAAAGAGCAACTGAATTAGATGAAAGTGATGTAGAAGCTGTTTTCCAATGCGGACTTTGCTTCGCACGACTAGAACATATTCAAGAGGCAAAACCTTATTTTGAAAAGGTATTAGAAATGGATGAAGAGCATGCAGATGCGTATTATAATTTAGGTGTTGCGTACGTATTTGAAGAAAATAATGAGAAAGCTCTTGCTTTATTTAAGAAAGCAACTGAAATTCAGCCAGAGCACTTTTTAGCTGGTAATGGCGTTCGTTTATTAGAGCAAGAAGCTGAATAA